Proteins from one Candidatus Poribacteria bacterium genomic window:
- the rpsF gene encoding 30S ribosomal protein S6 — protein MKPYELLLIITPDHDENEAEALTNQVKSIIENGGTLLKVDPWGKKRLAYPIRKRSEGYYVLYIFESAPSFVAELNQSLHVIEAILRYMVVQYEDDIEKLKAEFASKTVEDKESTPDEEPASDEGSTPSEDSTSDDDTATEDTTDDDAEAEGTTESA, from the coding sequence TTGAAACCTTATGAACTGCTGCTTATCATCACGCCTGACCACGATGAAAACGAAGCAGAGGCTCTTACGAATCAAGTAAAGAGCATCATTGAAAACGGTGGGACTCTCCTAAAAGTTGATCCGTGGGGAAAGAAGCGACTCGCCTATCCGATCCGGAAACGGAGTGAAGGCTATTATGTGCTCTACATTTTTGAGAGTGCACCGAGTTTTGTCGCCGAACTGAACCAATCCTTGCATGTCATTGAAGCGATTTTGCGCTATATGGTCGTCCAATACGAGGATGATATTGAAAAGTTAAAAGCGGAATTCGCCAGCAAGACAGTCGAAGATAAGGAATCGACACCAGATGAGGAACCCGCATCGGATGAAGGATCAACACCGAGTGAAGATTCGACATCGGATGATGATACAGCGACTGAAGATACAACAGATGATGATGCAGAGGCTGAAGGTACAACAGAATCTGCCTAA
- a CDS encoding single-stranded DNA-binding protein encodes MASYNKVILMGNLTRDPEMKYIPSGSAVTNFGLAVNERYTDRQTGEQKENTCFVEIEAWGRQAEVANEYLSKGRPVFIEGALKFDSWETEDGSKRSRLSVRVFRLQLMGGRRDEDEMGGGYADAQPAAAPTQSASYEDAPAAPEPSSAPSATEDDIPF; translated from the coding sequence ATGGCAAGTTACAACAAGGTCATCCTAATGGGCAATTTGACCCGCGACCCCGAAATGAAGTACATTCCGAGTGGGAGTGCCGTTACAAATTTTGGACTCGCTGTGAATGAGCGATACACAGACCGGCAAACGGGTGAGCAGAAAGAGAATACCTGCTTTGTTGAGATTGAGGCATGGGGCAGGCAAGCCGAAGTGGCCAATGAGTACTTAAGCAAAGGGCGACCTGTCTTCATTGAGGGTGCTCTCAAGTTTGATTCTTGGGAAACTGAGGACGGCAGTAAAAGGAGCAGACTCTCGGTTCGCGTCTTTCGGCTTCAATTAATGGGCGGCAGGCGTGATGAAGATGAAATGGGTGGTGGTTACGCGGATGCCCAACCTGCAGCGGCACCAACACAGTCCGCTTCTTATGAAGATGCGCCTGCAGCACCTGAACCGAGTAGCGCGCCTTCCGCAACAGAAGACGACATCCCGTTTTGA